GCTTCGGCACCGTCGCGATCGTGCGCAAGCTCGGCCTCAGCAGCGCGGGGCCGCTCTTCGACGCCGCGGTCAACGTCACCGCCGCGCTGATCGCCTCCACCACGTTCCTGCTCGCCTCCGGGAACCTGGGCTCGCTGCGCGTCGATCGGCGGAGCGTGGGTTGGTTCGTGGGCGGCGGCGTCGCGGAGAACAGCGGCGTGTTCCTGGTCCTGCTCGCGCTGGGCGGCGGCGACGTGAGCGTGGTGATCCCGCTCGCGGGCACCGCCCCGCTCTTCGTGCTGCTCATCACCTACTTCCTGCCCGGACAGGCCTCCCGGCTCAACTGGCGCCTGGTGCTGGGCTCGGTGCTGATCGTCCTCGGCGTGATGGTGCTCACCCGCTGACCGAGTCTGTTGGCGACGTGACAGCGATTGTCATGGACGCCGGGCCGCCCGCGCGAAGGTCTTCGCAAGTAGGCGTCATATCGGACGATCAGATAGGCACCCCCATTGCATCGACGCAAGGGGTCGGCGCTATCCATGCTAACAATCTGGCGCACGCGATCTTCTCACCAGGCCGGCTTCTCCCTTGCCGAGCTGATCATGGTCATCGCGGTGATCGGCATCCTGGCGGTCATGGCGGTGCCGGCCTACCTCAGGTACCACCAGGCGGCCATCCTGAAGTCCGGTGCCCAGCAGGTCGTGACGATGATCAATCAGGCCCGCGAACTGGCGATCAAGCAGAACGACAGCGTCTGCGTCAAGCTGTCCACTTCGACCCAGATGGTCTATGCGCTCGGTACCTGCGGGGGCAGCGCGTGGGTCGGCGCCGGCACGGACGCGGCCGGCAACATGATTCTACCCACCGGCACCACGATGACCGCCAGCGCGAATCCCATCTTCAACTACGTAGGATCCGCCCTACCGGCGGCCACCTACACCCTCACCAATACGCAGACCGGCGCGACTCTCACCGTGGCCGTGGCGGCCTCCGGCCGGGTCACGATTCAGCCGTGACAGGAGCGACCCCGATGCGACGAGTCCTTTTTGATCAACGCGGCATGACGCTGGCCGAGGTACTGGTCGCGCTGCCGATCATCACGATCGGCCTGCTGGCGCTGCTCTCGGCCATTCCGCTCTCCACCTACGCGACCCAGGATGGGCGCCAGACCTCGACGGCGACCTTTCTCGCGAACCAGCGGCTCGAGCAGGTCCGGAATGCGCAGTGGACGGCTACGTGTCACGTCGACCCTGGCACGCTCGCGGTAGGTCCGGGAGCCGACGTGATCGACCAAGTCGGCGTCTCGGCATCATCCACCGTGGCTCCCAAGGACCCGAGCAACGCCGTGACCTTTGCCGACGAGAGTCCGATGGCGGCTCCCTATGCCGCCTACTCCCGCCAGGTGCGCATCACGGACTCGGTGGCGGCGGCTCCGACCTGCACTTCGGCCGGAGTCATGAGTGGCAGCGGGATCCGGCGGGTCACGGTGAGCGTGACCTACACGCCGCTCAGCGCCACCGGGACGAATGCCGTCGCTGGGACGCGGGCCGTCAGCGTCACCATGCAGGTCGCACAGAAATGAGCGCGCGCACCGTGCTCCGCGATCAACGCGGGTTCACGCTGAGCGAGCTGCTGGTGGTGGCGGCCGTGCTCGGCCTGATCCTCGCTGGGGTCGTACTGGTCCAGCAGCGGGGACAGGAGGCCTATCTTTTCGGGTCGCACCGAGTCGAGGTGCAGCAGAACAACCGGGCGGCCCTCGAGCTCATGGTCAAAGAGCTTCGATCGGCCCAGTCCGTCACCGCCATCCCGAGCGCCACGGATCTGACATTCCGCGATCAGAACGGCACGACCATTCAGTATCAGATCTCTGGTACGACCCTGAATCGCATCAGCGGGGGTACGACCATCCCCCTGATCGGTGGTGTTCAGACGCTGACCATGACGTACTACTCTGATTGGAACGGGGCGACCAATACGGGCACCACGACGGCCACGGCCGCGAGCGTGCGGCTGATCCGGCTCCAGTTGGTGACCGGCACCGAGGACCAGGTGGCCTCGAGCTCACCCAGCAATCAGCGCGCAACCATGGAGTCCGTTGTCCGGCTGAGAAACATCCTGTAGTGACAAGGAGGCGCGTGTGCGCACCCGTCACATGATCGTTGGACTGCTAACTGATGAGCGAGGCATCGCGCTACCGATGGCGCTGCTCGCACTCCTGATTCTTTCGACACTCGTGATCGCGTTCGCCCTGCTGGCCTCGTCCGAGCCACTGATCAGCACCAACCAGAAGATGGTGGCTCAGGCGCGGTCGGTGGCTGAGTCTGGCCTGGAACGCGCGATCTGGGCACTCAACAATCCCACCGATCCCGACGGAATCCCCGACCCCTTCCCGGCAACAGCTCCCGCCCCGTACGACGGCAGCACCAGCATACCTATCCTCGACAGCACCGGAACGCAGATCGGCTTGGCGTTCGTGACGGTCACCGCCGGAGGCGCAGCGAACGAGCGGAACATCGTCTCGGTCGGCTGGGTTCCGACGAACACCTCAACCGCCAAGGCGAAACAGAAGATCCAGGCGACGGTATCGAAGTTCCTCTTCCGGGCGACACCCCCGCCGGCGGCCCTGACCGTCGCGGGCGAGATCAATGCCGGCGGTAACGTGAACATCAACTCCCGTACCGATCTCAGCTGCGGCAACAAGGACGGCACGTGGAGCGCTGGCAATACCGACACCGGGGGCTCGGCGACGATCTACGGGGCCGACGCTGGCGCGAACTGGAACATTGCCAACCAGTCGCTCAACGGCATGGGCAGCCTGGTGACCGACCAGCGAGTCAACGTTCCCAATTCCGCCTTCGATCCCTACATCCTGAAGAACGCAGACCTGAACACCCTCAAGGCGTGGGCCAAGAAGAACGGCACCTACTTCTCGGGCGCCTCGGTCCAGGGCTTGAACTTCAACTCTGGCAACAAACTGCCGAACGGCATTATCTTCATCGACACCGTCTCCGGCAACAACATCGACTACAACGCCGACGGGACCGCCTGCACGGGATGCACTCCGACGTCGGACTTTGCCGACGTCTCGATCCACGGCGGTTTCGCGGCGGACCCCAGCGGCGTCTTCAGTGGCATGATCGTCGTGGCGGGCGGGCTGGCCATCGATGGCAACGTGACGATGCATGGACTGGTCTATACGGTCAACGATCTGACCTACGTGGGCACCGGCAACGGGGAGATCGACGGCGCCGTGTTCAGCCAGAACGTCCGTGACGTCTCGTCCACGACGATTGACACGAACACGGGCGGCAACGCGCAGATCAACTACAACTGCAACTATGCCTCGAATCCGGGAGGACAGATGCCCCAAGGCTTCACCGTCGCGCCGGGCACCTACAAGGAGGTTTCGGGCTAGTATGAGCCGAGCGAGGATTCACGCGCTGCTCGTCCCTCTGATCCTCCTGGTCGCGTGCCAGTCTCCATCGCCGCCGACCCGCTCCACATCGTCTGAAACCCCGGCGGATCTGGCGGCCCGGGCTCTCGCCGCCGGTCGCTACGCCGAGGCGGCGCAACTC
The genomic region above belongs to Gemmatimonadales bacterium and contains:
- a CDS encoding prepilin-type N-terminal cleavage/methylation domain-containing protein, whose amino-acid sequence is MRRVLFDQRGMTLAEVLVALPIITIGLLALLSAIPLSTYATQDGRQTSTATFLANQRLEQVRNAQWTATCHVDPGTLAVGPGADVIDQVGVSASSTVAPKDPSNAVTFADESPMAAPYAAYSRQVRITDSVAAAPTCTSAGVMSGSGIRRVTVSVTYTPLSATGTNAVAGTRAVSVTMQVAQK
- a CDS encoding GspH/FimT family pseudopilin, which gives rise to MLTIWRTRSSHQAGFSLAELIMVIAVIGILAVMAVPAYLRYHQAAILKSGAQQVVTMINQARELAIKQNDSVCVKLSTSTQMVYALGTCGGSAWVGAGTDAAGNMILPTGTTMTASANPIFNYVGSALPAATYTLTNTQTGATLTVAVAASGRVTIQP
- a CDS encoding prepilin-type N-terminal cleavage/methylation domain-containing protein, with product MSARTVLRDQRGFTLSELLVVAAVLGLILAGVVLVQQRGQEAYLFGSHRVEVQQNNRAALELMVKELRSAQSVTAIPSATDLTFRDQNGTTIQYQISGTTLNRISGGTTIPLIGGVQTLTMTYYSDWNGATNTGTTTATAASVRLIRLQLVTGTEDQVASSSPSNQRATMESVVRLRNIL